The Methanosarcina acetivorans C2A genome includes the window GGAATGAATTCCAATAATTTCTTATCCTTTTTGGTAAGTAAGAGTTCATAGGAAGAAAATGACTTATCAATTACGATCATATTCCTTCTATAAACTCAAAATCTATTGAAATTCAAATACTTAACTTTCTGGGGGGTAAACAATGGCAGAAACAACAGATAATAACAAACCTATGATCTGGAAAGAGCTCGTACTGGGATTCGCTGTAATCGAATCATGCATATATCATTCGATACGCACAGTACCTATCGTGACTGCAAGTAATGCCGAAGAGGCTCTTTTCACAGATAACCTCAGCAGACTTACCAAATTGGAAGGAGGCGAGACTGTAAAAGGAGTTCTTCAGGTTCCTTTCCCAACGTATGAGGTAACCGGGTCCGTACCGGTTGAAGGTGAAGAATTCAGCAATGTTCTTCTTTTAGGATACGAGTATTCTGGTGTGCAGCCTCCTGACTGGATGGAGGTTCTTAAGAGGAAGGCAGCAAACCCGGAGAAATGTGTGTAAAATTTGAGTTCGGTATGGAAAACAGCAATCATTGATAGGTCGGAAAAACACCTGAAAAAAATGTTTGAGTCCGGGAAAAGCAAAATCCGGTTTATCGAAGAGCTAACTCCGCTATCCATAGCCCTTATTTGCAGCTCTTTCCCGATTTGTTTATAACTGTCCCGTTTTCTTTTTGCTCATTCCGTTTTTTTCTGTCTTTTTACTTGCCGGTTTTTTGCAGAACTCATCTTAATTCTCTCGACAGTTTCACTTGCTAGCTTTTCTAGCCAGAAGCCGACAGGGGCTGAGTTTTTCAGCAAACGTAAGAATACTTTTAAAGCATGAGGACTACGCAGTATCGCTTTTTACTCCAGCTTTTCCCCCTCGACATAGCACCCGAAATATGTATTTTGCTCCACTTTTTTAAGGACACCGCTAATGTTTTCCAGTGCCGCTTCCATCTTTTCCATTCTCTTCTCTATCTCCTGCAATCTGGCAAGAATTTCCTGATCCGTAGTCACAATTTCAACCCCTTTTAGATCTGCTAAAGTTAGCATTCAGTATAACAGAAATTTCCAATGTGTATTCGGTGTGTATTCAGCGTATTACTCTATTGTATATTCAGTATAATTCTATTGTATATTCAGTATATTCTGCAATGTTTTTATAGTCAACGTAAAATGGGTTAACGGCTTGTTTATATAAGCCAGGTATATTTTCCGGGAAATGAGAATAGAAGGGAAAGAAAAAACCATGTTGAGAATTGCAGTAACAGGCAGTCCGGGGGTAGGGAAATCAACAGTCGTAGCAAAAACTGCCGAAAAACTTGCCGAAAAGCCAGGCTTTAAAATAGGCGGCATCAGGACCGCCGAAATCCGTAAAGAAGGGCATAGGGAAGGCTTCTCAATCAGGGACCTTGCGACAGGAAAGACAGGAATTCTTAGCCACGTTAAAGGCAGCGGACCCAGGCTTGGAAAATATCACGTCAACCTGGACGACCTTGAGAGGATCGGAGCAAACGCGGTCAGGAACGCCCTTGCCTGCGATCTGGTAGTCATAGATGAGATAGGGCCGATGGAGCTTATATCTCAATCTTTCGTTTCTGCGGTTGAGGAAGTTCTGGAATCAGATAAACCTGTTCTGGCTGTGCTTCACCATTCAAGCAGGCATCCGCTTGCGCAGAGGTTTAGAAAAGGGTTTGAGGTTTTGACGGTTGATAAGGGGAACCGGGATGAATTACCTGAAAAAATCACAAATCGTTTCCTCAGGAAATTGGGCTGAAACTGATTCTTCGCGTTCCACTACTGCTGTTTTTTCCTGCCTGAACCAAACTTTTGCGATATTTTTAGTACCGGGGATAATTACGGGGCTGTCTCGTCCACGGTGAGGGCACACTGTAAAGCTTCCGGCCTCGTCAAAGAGAGGTAAGTTGCCTTTGATACGCAGGGGACGTGAGTATTCTGCTTTACTTCTGGGAGAGCAGGGCTAGCAGGATTACTAAAACTATGATCAAAAGTTTTGAGGCAACCAGAATTAGTTTTTTTCTCAATATCTCCTCTCTTTCGGATTTCACTTCTTTTTCCGTTTTTCCTGTTTGTTCCGGTTTTTTATCTTTTTCGGGGTTTTGCTCCAGACTTTCGGTCATCCTTCTCGTTCCTGATCTTTGTATGTTGATTTCTTTTTAAAGCTTGAATAATTTTTCTTTTTTTCCGGGTAAACCGTAACGAATATGGCCAGATTTTGTTCCGGAGCAGGAGCTTCATTAATTTCTCAGATATTTCTCAGATAAGCAGTAGCCCGGTTTGCCAGTCGTTGATTATTCTGATAGCCGTCCTCATTTCGTCTACCTCTCCTTTCTTCTGGAGGAAATTGCACTGTTTGCCTATCAGTTCAAGTCCTGAGTAAGAGTCCTGGGTTTCGAGGGTGACATTATAAAAGACCTCAAGGGCAGTTTTGTTTTCGACAAGCATTTTTTCTATTATCTTAAGGGCAACCCCGATAGGGTCCTTCAGGTGGGTCGCATCCTTTATCCCCAGCAGGCCCTGTACATAGTCATCATTTTCATCGAAGGGAATGACTCCGGGGGTATCCACAAACATAATGCGTGACCCTGCACCCACGTGCTGCACGCCTTTTGTGTGGCCGGATACGGGGGAAGTGCTAGCCCTGTGCCTGCCGGTAACCCCGTTGATAACGGAGGATTTGCCCACATTGGGATAACCGAGGGTGCCGACAAGGATATCCTGCCCTTTTATACAGGCAGATGCAAGGATCTGATGCCTTAACATGGTTGTCCCGAACCTGGCCTTGCCGGACACAAAAACCGTGGGGGCAATTCTTGAGAGGCGGGCTTTGGTTTTCTCAAGTTTATCTTTTGAGACAAGGTCGCACTTATTGATGACTATTATGAAAGGCTTCTTTAAACGAATGATTTCCTTTTCAACCTCGTTGTTTCGGGTCTCATCAGGAAACCGGGCATCTATGACTTCAAGAAGGACATCGGCTTTTTTTATAACGTCCCTTACCAGAACTTTGTAGCTTGTCATCGGGCTGTGCTATGATGGGGTAAGGATATAAGGATATCTCTAAATCAGGGTGTCTTCAAACCTGGCTCTCTTCAAATGGTAAACTTTTGTTTCCATAACCCGTAACTTGAGGAATGAAGTAAATACAAAACAATAAAAGGAGCAGTTAGTAACCGATGAATCTACCAAAATCAGGCAACGCTTTTTCAGCTAATTTTTTTTCAGCTAATTTTTTTTCAGCTAATTTTTTTTCAGCTAATTTTTTTTCAGCTAATTTTTTCGGCTGCAGAGTTTCAGTTATTCCAATACCTTTAGGACAGGTTCAACTGTTCTCTTTCGGGTTACTGGCAGTTCGAATCTGAAAGACGAACCTTCGCCTATTTTGCTTTCCACATAAATATTTCCGCCATGCATTTCAACATATTTTTTTACCAGGGTCAGCCCCAATCCCGTACCTTCAAAATTGCGGCTTAGAGAAGAATCGATCTGGATAAATGGCTTAAATATCTTTTCAAAGCTGTCCTCAGGAATTCCTATTCCCGTGTCTTTGACCTCGATAGTTACAAGGAGGCCTTCCTGTTTCAAGGTTACATCAATCGAACCGCCGGCGGGTGTGAACTTAATGGCATTACTTAATAAGTTCTCCATAATCTGTCGGAACTTGCCTTCATCAGCAGTGATCCACAACGTTCTGTTTTCGGACTGGTAATTTAATATTATATTCTTCTCCTGAGCTTGAGGAAGAACCACTGAGATTACTTTATTGATAGATTCATCTACGGAAAACTTTTCCACATTGAGATCTTCTTCTCCAGATTCTGCTTTTGATAAATCGAGTATGTCGTTGATAATTTCGAGAAGGTTTTTTCCGCTTGAAGAGATGAACTGGACGTACCGGGATTGTTTTTCGTTCAGGGGCCCTGCAATTTCTTCTTTTAGCAGGTCAGAAAACCCGATTATGGAGTTCAGAGGAGTCTTCAGTTCGTGGCTCATGTTGGTTAAAAATTCGCTTTTTGTGCGGTTTGCCACCTCGGCAGCTGTTTTTGCATTTATCAGCGCCTCTTCTGCTTTTTTTCTAACGGTTATATCCCTTATAACCACGATATTTGCCGGCTGGTTCTGGTAGATTATTTTTGTACCAAGCCCTTCAATCCAGAAATGTTCCCCCATTGAAGAGATTGCTTTGTAAACACTGAGGTAACCCCCCTGATTATTGAGGACGTTTATCTGGTCTCTAATCGCAACAGGCACTGATTCGGGAGCGAGGTATTTTGCAATGTTCGTGCCTGTTATCTTTTCGAGCTCCACATTAAACATTTTTCCAACAGCAGCGTTTGCAGCAATGACTTCCCCTTCAAAGTTAAGTATGATTATACCGTCAAGAGTATTGTTGACAAGAGCACGGAAGTTCTCTTCGCTTGATTTCAGATCCCTCTCCGCTTTTTTACGTTCCGTAATGTCCCGGACATACACTATCAGCCTATCTTCGTCGCCCAGTTTGAATGTTCGGGTTGCAATTTCAGCTGTAAAGAACGTACCGTCCTTTCTTTTGTTTATGCTCTCGATGGTTTTATTCTCCGAGACTGCTTTACCGGTGGTTATTATCTCCGGAATACTTTGCATGAAGTCTTCCCGAAGAATATTATCCACATTCAGCTCCAGCATTTCTTCTTTACCGTACCCGAAGATTCGGCAGGCTGCTTCGTTACAGTCAACAATTTTTCCACTATTTGCCCCTATAATTATGCCGTCAATTGAGAGTTCTACAACCTGTTTGAATTTTTCTTCCGATTCCGTAAGTTCCCTTTCTATCTTTTTGCTTGCAGTAACATCATAGACATTTGTAAAAAAAAGTTCCCTGCCTCTGATATTGATTGTATTGATATACATCTCCACATGCCTTATTTCTCCACTGGCAAGCTTATGGCAGGAATAGAAATGGCCTTTCTTTTCGGAAAAAACCTGCTGGCTGATTTTTCTATTTCTTTCCCGGGAGTATATGCTAATATCAGTGATTTTTTTTGCAGTCATCTCCGCATACGTATACCCGTAGTAAGCACATGCAGGCTCGTTTGCATCGGCAATAAGGTAATCGACCGGGTCTATGAGAAGGGTGACAGCCGGGCTGTTGTTAAAAAGCTGTTTATACCTGTTCTCGCTTTCCTGCAGGGCTTCATAATTCTTTTTTATCCGGATTAAAGACTTTATCCTTGTTTTAAGCTCAAACCTGTTTATCGGCTTGTGAATGAAATCGTCAGCTCCGCACCGAGTTGCTTTCATTTTATTTGTTTTCTCAAAAAATCTGGAAATTATGATTATAGGTATGAACCTGTATTCGGGATCACTTTTGAGTGTGCTGCAGATCTCATACCCGTCATTCTCAGGCAGCATCAGGTCCAATAATATCAAATCCGGAAGTTTAGCTTTCACAAGTTCGATAGCTTCTTTTCCGCTGTATGCAGGGATAGGAAGATATTCATCTTCGAGCTGTAAACATAGTAACTCTACTTGGTCTTTTTCGTCATCAATTATGAGAACTTTTGGTTTATCGGAAGTGTACAATTCGATCATCTTGAATACCATTTTTCATGGTTTTGCAACTGAATGGAAAATATTATATAGATTCACTATCTCTATGGATTTCAACTTATTTATATTCTTTTCCAAAAAAAATTTAGAAAGTGTTGAGTGGTAACTTATTTTTCTTCGGGATTATTTCTCTTTCTTGTATTATTTATGTATAAATAATCGTTATTTTCAGCCCTAATATTCCTTTTTCATTTGCTGAAAATTCTAACATTTCTTGGACCATATTCTAGTCAAATAATTAAATAAGTCAATAAAGACAGACAAAAAATATTTGCACCATTTGCAGCATCTTTGCACTAAATTCTCCCATATCAGTAAAATTTATTTTTTTCTGTTTGTTCGAAATAAGCCTGGTTGAAATTAAAGGCTTGATTAATTGAAAAAGGGTTAAAAGTTAAGATTAAAAAAGATTCAAGTTGAATTCAAAAGATGGGCAATCGGATTGATTGTTTTATTTATGCAGGAGTCCGGGAAAGAATCTCTCGGTTATCATCCCTGCGCCATCCCGGGCTTAAACAGGTCGACCACCCCGATAAATTCTTTTCTTAACGCTGGGACCCATTTAAATTCACAGGTAAATATAAATGCCTTCGCCAGCCTGTCTGGGAAAACGACAAGATACAGCGAATATGGTTGAACGGATCAGATATATCTATAATTTGATCCGCTTAAGCAAAAAGAAAAAGTAATGTTACTTATCCATAGGTTAGTCCTATTGAGCGATCATAGAGAACGAAAAGGATGGCGGATTGTTGCGATTACATCGCAACTACCAGGAAATCGGAGATTTCATGTGATCCCAAATAGCAATTCGGGAATCGCAACTAGAGAATCAAAAAATGAAATCCTGGTTTTTAAAACTCAGTTTTCAGTTTTTTCCCAGTATTCTTCAGCTTCTTCTTCCATTTCTTCCAGCCTGTCGTAATAGTCCGGAAATTCGTTAAGGTGAGCCAGGGCAATCTTTCCTGTCATTATGGGATCGTCGTTCGTGACGTTTGTTGCGGGGTCTATGGTTCCGTGTTCCAGCTCTACGTCCATGCCTCTGCGGAACTGGTCAACATCGAATTTGTCCCAGGTTAATCCTAGCTGTTCCCCAACTGCCTTTGCTTCTTCAGCGGTAAAACTTTTGGTTGTCAACATTATCACTCCGTTTAATGGTTTGATCTGTTTTTGTACTTAAGGTTTGCCCTGTGGAATGTCCTTCTTTTCGTTTTTCCTTGCGCAGGAGATTTTTATCCTTAGTAAAAAGGTACTTCCTGTCATTAAATTATGTTTCCAGATACTAAAGAGCATTTCCTGTCATCATATTTATCTAGATATGAAATTATGAATGAGGGAGAAAAACATGTCAGAAAAAGATACTTTGTTTATGAGGCGTGCCATTGAACTCTCCCTCGAAAGTGTGAAAAAAGGAGGAGGGCCTTTTGGGGCTGTCATTACGAAAAATGGAAAGATCATCTCGGAAAGCTGCAACCAGGTCACCGTACTTAACGACCCGACAGCCCATGCCGAGATCAGCGCCATCAGAGAGGCAGCCCGGAAACTGAACGCCCCTGACCTTAAAGGGTGTGAGATCTACGCTTCCTGTGAGCCCTGCCCCATGTGCCTCGGAGCCATTTACTGGGCAAGGATAGACAGAGTTTTTTTTGCAAACACAAGGGAGGATGCCGATAATATCGGGTTTGACGACTCCTTCATATACGAAGAAATTCCACGCTCCCTCAGGGAAAGAAGCATCGAGTTCAGACAGCTGCTCAGGGAAGAAGCCCTTGAAGCTTTCAGGGAGTGGGAAGCAACTGAGGATAAGGTGGAGTATTGAGTCTGCCAGGTAAAATCCCAGATCCGTCTGATACAGGGCGAGCTTGCTTTTTTTCAACTCCATTCAGAAATTCTGATGGATGCAACTTCATTAAACCCTGGCTTTTCTGTTTTTAATTTTGCGTGAATACTATTTCCTAATTTTTCTCATGTATGCAAACTGATTTCTTTCATTAGAGCATAAGTATTATGGGGCTTTTAATTTTATCTGGGAAAGTTTCTGTTCAGGGGTTTGCTCCATACGTTTTTGGACAACCTTCCTACAAAGTCATTAAAATTTAAATGTCTTTAAGTACCTGTTCAGTTCAAACAGGGCTTATGAGGGGATTTTGGGAAATATGCCTGGAGATAAAAACAAATACATCCGCTGGTTTGAAGAGACCACGATCGAGGACGTCCCGCTGGTTGGCGGAAAGAA containing:
- a CDS encoding NTPase, translated to MRIEGKEKTMLRIAVTGSPGVGKSTVVAKTAEKLAEKPGFKIGGIRTAEIRKEGHREGFSIRDLATGKTGILSHVKGSGPRLGKYHVNLDDLERIGANAVRNALACDLVVIDEIGPMELISQSFVSAVEEVLESDKPVLAVLHHSSRHPLAQRFRKGFEVLTVDKGNRDELPEKITNRFLRKLG
- a CDS encoding GTPase, whose protein sequence is MTSYKVLVRDVIKKADVLLEVIDARFPDETRNNEVEKEIIRLKKPFIIVINKCDLVSKDKLEKTKARLSRIAPTVFVSGKARFGTTMLRHQILASACIKGQDILVGTLGYPNVGKSSVINGVTGRHRASTSPVSGHTKGVQHVGAGSRIMFVDTPGVIPFDENDDYVQGLLGIKDATHLKDPIGVALKIIEKMLVENKTALEVFYNVTLETQDSYSGLELIGKQCNFLQKKGEVDEMRTAIRIINDWQTGLLLI
- a CDS encoding PAS domain S-box protein, coding for MVFKMIELYTSDKPKVLIIDDEKDQVELLCLQLEDEYLPIPAYSGKEAIELVKAKLPDLILLDLMLPENDGYEICSTLKSDPEYRFIPIIIISRFFEKTNKMKATRCGADDFIHKPINRFELKTRIKSLIRIKKNYEALQESENRYKQLFNNSPAVTLLIDPVDYLIADANEPACAYYGYTYAEMTAKKITDISIYSRERNRKISQQVFSEKKGHFYSCHKLASGEIRHVEMYINTINIRGRELFFTNVYDVTASKKIERELTESEEKFKQVVELSIDGIIIGANSGKIVDCNEAACRIFGYGKEEMLELNVDNILREDFMQSIPEIITTGKAVSENKTIESINKRKDGTFFTAEIATRTFKLGDEDRLIVYVRDITERKKAERDLKSSEENFRALVNNTLDGIIILNFEGEVIAANAAVGKMFNVELEKITGTNIAKYLAPESVPVAIRDQINVLNNQGGYLSVYKAISSMGEHFWIEGLGTKIIYQNQPANIVVIRDITVRKKAEEALINAKTAAEVANRTKSEFLTNMSHELKTPLNSIIGFSDLLKEEIAGPLNEKQSRYVQFISSSGKNLLEIINDILDLSKAESGEEDLNVEKFSVDESINKVISVVLPQAQEKNIILNYQSENRTLWITADEGKFRQIMENLLSNAIKFTPAGGSIDVTLKQEGLLVTIEVKDTGIGIPEDSFEKIFKPFIQIDSSLSRNFEGTGLGLTLVKKYVEMHGGNIYVESKIGEGSSFRFELPVTRKRTVEPVLKVLE
- a CDS encoding DUF5661 family protein; its protein translation is MLTTKSFTAEEAKAVGEQLGLTWDKFDVDQFRRGMDVELEHGTIDPATNVTNDDPIMTGKIALAHLNEFPDYYDRLEEMEEEAEEYWEKTEN
- a CDS encoding nucleoside deaminase, encoding MSEKDTLFMRRAIELSLESVKKGGGPFGAVITKNGKIISESCNQVTVLNDPTAHAEISAIREAARKLNAPDLKGCEIYASCEPCPMCLGAIYWARIDRVFFANTREDADNIGFDDSFIYEEIPRSLRERSIEFRQLLREEALEAFREWEATEDKVEY